AAAATGTGTTCCGAAAAGTACAGGCTGTGTGGTAGATTGAGTCATCAAAAAGCCTCTTTTGTGGTATGCAACTTGATTGGTCTCAAGTAGTTATACGCACGAAGGGGCTTTTTGTTTTATCTCTTCATGAATTTTTCGGGTTAGGGTTGCTCACCTTTTCGGGTTCACACTTTTCTTTCCTGGGCGCCGGAGCGCGGGGGTTCAGCGGCGCTATCTTAGTACAGGGAGGCGGGAGGGGGCAGCGAAATCGGGGGCTTCTTTTTCGAGCGCCGGGGGCCGGGTTTTGATAGAATAAAAGACTTATTCCATCAGCCAGACGGGGGGGAAACGATGAAGGAGACCATACGTTTTACGCTGAACGGAAAAAAGACGGCGGTCGAGGTCGAGGGGGACCGGAAGCTCCTCTGGGTGCTCCGGACCGAACTCGGGCTGACCGGGACCAAGTACGGGTGCGGGACGGGCATCTGCGGGGCCTGCACCGTCCTGGTCGACAAGGAGGCGGTGCGCTCCTGCATGGCCGACGTCAAGAGCGTGGCCGGGAAGACGGTGACCACCATCGAGGGGCTGGCCGACGGGGAGAAGCTCCACCCGCTCCAGCAGGCGTTTATCGAGCACGGGGCGGTCCAGTGCGGCTTCTGCACCCCGGGGATGCTCATGAACGCCGCGGCCCTGCTCGAAAAGAACCCGAAGATGACGCGCGGGGAGATCCTCGCCGGGATGGAAAACAACCTCTGCCGCTGCGGGGCGCACAAGCGCATCGTGGAGGCGATCGAGAGCGTCGGCCGCGAAAGGAGGGGATGATGAAGGAGAATCCATACGCGCCCCGCTACTCCCGCCGCGACTTCGCGAAATTCGTGGGAAGCGGCATCGTGGTCTTTTTCACCGCCCAGGGACACGCCCAGGCGCCCAAGGGGAAGATGCCGGGCTTCGGCCCCCCCGCCGGGGAGTCGGACTGGAACGCCTACCTCCGGATCGGGGAGGACGGGCGCGTCACCGTCTTTTCGGGCAAGGTCGAGATGGGGCAGGCCAACACCACCGCCCTGGCCCAGATGGCGGCCGAGGAACTCGCCGTCTCCGTCGACTCGATCGACATGGTCATGGGCGACACCGCCCTCTGCCCCTGGGACATGGGGACCTTCGGGTCGATGTCGGTCCGGGTCTACGGCGCCGCCCTCCGCTCGGCCGCGGCCGAGGCGCGCGAAATCCTGCTAGAGCTCGGTTCCGAGCGCCTCTCCCTCCCCGTCACCGGGTTGAAGGCGGAGAACGGCGAGGTGGCGGGTTCGGGCAAACGGGTGGCCTACGGCGAGCTCGCGCGGGGACAGAAGATCGCGCGCAAGGCCGCGCGCAAGCCGGCGCTCCATACCCCGGCCGAGTTCAGGGTGATCGGCCAGCCGGTCGAGCGCCTCGACGGGCGCGCCAAGGTCACGGGGGCGGCGAAATACACCGGCGACCTGCGCTTTCCCGGAATGCTCTACGCCGCCGTGCTGCGCCCCCCGGCCCACGGCGCGACCCTCAAAACGATCGACACCTCGGAGGCCGAGAAGGTCCCCGGGGTGCGCCTGGTAAGGGAGGAGGGGCTCGTCGCCCTCCTGGCTGAGGACCCCGAAACGGCCCGGCTGGCCCGCTCAAAAGTTAAAGCTGAATATGATGTTCCTTCTGTAGATGTTGATCATAACAGTATTTTCACCTATCTGCTCGAGAAGGCGCCCAAGCCCCAGCCCCAGGAGCGGCGGGGGGACCTCGCCGAGGGGGAGAAGGCGGCGGTCCAGATCTTCGAGCATGCGTACTACAACGGGTACGGGGCGCACGCCCCGATGGAGCCGCACACCGCCCTGGCCCGGATGGAGGGGGACACCCTCACCGTCTGGCTCTCCACCCAGACCCCCTTCATGGCCCAGCCCCAGATCGCCTCGCAGCTCAAGATGGCGCCGGAGAAGGTGCGCGTCATCCCCCCCCACCTCGGCGGGGCCTTCGGGGGGAAGAGCATCACCAACGAGGCGCACGAGGCCGCCCGCCTGGCCGTCGTGACCGGGAGACCGGTGATGGTGGCCTTCGACCGCAGGGAGGAGTTCTTCTACGACGCTTTCCGCCCCGCCGCCATCGTGAAAATCCGCTCGGGCGTCGACTCCGCCGGAAAGATCTGCCTCTGGGACTACGAGGTCTACTACGCCGGGAACCG
This genomic stretch from Acidobacteriota bacterium harbors:
- a CDS encoding (2Fe-2S)-binding protein codes for the protein MKETIRFTLNGKKTAVEVEGDRKLLWVLRTELGLTGTKYGCGTGICGACTVLVDKEAVRSCMADVKSVAGKTVTTIEGLADGEKLHPLQQAFIEHGAVQCGFCTPGMLMNAAALLEKNPKMTRGEILAGMENNLCRCGAHKRIVEAIESVGRERRG
- a CDS encoding molybdopterin-dependent oxidoreductase; translated protein: MMKENPYAPRYSRRDFAKFVGSGIVVFFTAQGHAQAPKGKMPGFGPPAGESDWNAYLRIGEDGRVTVFSGKVEMGQANTTALAQMAAEELAVSVDSIDMVMGDTALCPWDMGTFGSMSVRVYGAALRSAAAEAREILLELGSERLSLPVTGLKAENGEVAGSGKRVAYGELARGQKIARKAARKPALHTPAEFRVIGQPVERLDGRAKVTGAAKYTGDLRFPGMLYAAVLRPPAHGATLKTIDTSEAEKVPGVRLVREEGLVALLAEDPETARLARSKVKAEYDVPSVDVDHNSIFTYLLEKAPKPQPQERRGDLAEGEKAAVQIFEHAYYNGYGAHAPMEPHTALARMEGDTLTVWLSTQTPFMAQPQIASQLKMAPEKVRVIPPHLGGAFGGKSITNEAHEAARLAVVTGRPVMVAFDRREEFFYDAFRPAAIVKIRSGVDSAGKICLWDYEVYYAGNRSAEQFYDVPHNLMRVYGGWMGMPGTHPFNTGTWRAPGANINVFARESQVDIMAAHLRADPLEFRLQNTSDARMRRVLEEAAKRFGYSPAPAPSRRGIGMACGIDAGSYVAEIAEVAVDGGRIAVRRVTAAQEMGVSVNPKGSVMQMEGCITMGLGYTLTEDIEFEGGKILTTNFHQYRIPRFSMLPKIDAFLVKNDALDPQGGGEPAVVPVGGAIANALFDATGVRAFHMPMTPQRVRAAAENPKTAK